Proteins encoded in a region of the Antedon mediterranea chromosome 2, ecAntMedi1.1, whole genome shotgun sequence genome:
- the LOC140040154 gene encoding adenomatous polyposis coli protein-like isoform X2 has translation MKSCFLTQLQGLTQKLEALPKESFSMQNNMARRQLEYDVGRVKDTMQHRLGTYKEIAARYEARIKRLRKIDKEIVQLQTRQDQLERILQDDLQESKRDSGSCDHYDTNANTESQQNEGTSANDGNNNDDSNTGGDNNGFNTSRYPCDSGILPDVDNTEDTSTKSRMVTTSTQTMDDFMDPYMHLTGDNAYPRQGQHNMGVPLNPEMYHGTWSFLPAANSQQSRHSAKLNADMDTSSVMSFNSSAGSGSTPNHMMGSKVEMVYSLLSMLGTHDKDDVSRTLLAMSSSQDSCIALRQSGCLPLLINLLHGPEDSLMGDPRASKEARSRAGAALHNVVHSHPDEKKKKEEAKVLRLLEQIRSYCDFLRDSNERPSSSTDDPTSPVFDHNPAPAVATLMKLSFDEEHRSAICQLGGLLSIAELLQLDYDLNSQSPDQYCLLLRRYAGMTLTNLTFGDGANKATLCSMKGCMRALVAQLTADNEDLTQVAASVLRNLSWRADIASKRVLREVGSVVALMNAALVVKKEPTLKSVLSALWNLSAHCTENKADICAVEGALKFLVSTLTYKSPSRTWAVVENGGGILRNVSSHIATSDVYRNILRVHNCLQILLKQLKSSSLTIVSNACGTLWNLSARCKDDQDLLWKLGAVNMLKNLVHSKHKMIAMGSSAALKNLMAAKPDMSSHDGSKDSTPTLHIRKQKALVEEIDKNLRDAFSSMNKPYDKSDNGRKSSRGRLVYPRNQSHSVHHTDSGTKGPVWFPRDPNKLETKRNHSPLESGSSDSDNHHVQQSPGSSKHDRSEYETDDSGKDSSKGRRDRKQEGSKLERMMLEVAMNAGIKIENEETNNTRQIEKDQASMRPSSVTKIQQQNGSNLTSRSNSFCFGFDANGQNFHARRLSNDSINSIASDVYPMGTHGSPYGRHHIDHQMAYNTGYQNEAHSMLAENHAAMIRKVTDDCLEQDRDTIINFSQKYSDESLGGRTAKDSKDKETARNQIPNIPPDLARKYQLPFHQPKEDERRMFNMGHNSGNPSRATGNQIYSQRFNYPTGYNLNQSSNGQSEDKPSSNVELIRARPNPKMTTFLGSKLPSQMREPAISGARQVHYDDDEHEEFSATDQPTDYSRRYATDMDESTSPGVNFIQMPFTSGTNSSIYMVAEDTPDVLNVGNQNNDKCSDDDKRNTQSNGKEIFKDDKKKFCVEDTPTVYSMRSSLSSLNFDEPDHVQQRESYTPPLEHEQHNDLQQDEDNESRMLNNHTKYEKDEREVHFVEETPLVFSRASSTSSLSSFDMPSICEDRSSIFSDSRRASEVVSPSDLPDSPSQSMPSSPKRNKSAFLKKKADICEQKVINTVSKAPPPPELSYKPTTFATEGTPMDFSCSTSLSGLSIEGEEKIKKDIDLPRVWSEEPNDHETESQITTDDTQITEDEVAEMSEREQNLLDACIKSAIPAKKSTTRQTKGKSKTANKGKDSLAKNNFSLVQEELPAKDVKQSYCTEDTPLMLSTRTSLSDLTIDDFEISTTTGGQLVMKDVKKDDKLDHQTEENFKNGESQLNAGKEEGASEPNSFLNDTDDSILEACINSAIPPPKPSKFRHSGSKGKSSRLGAKSRNMGRPSGIPRRRNTPPDNRHRNHSPIPEVESENKTTGNERVQAWCKFQPDELLHFRTEKTPSTYSAGSGLSKLTIDSALQEDVINGNVELNTIPQVPLKSATSKTFLSTAIAQRKPVYGASPGASPLDSPRVFGIEGTPISFSRNDSLSSLSCEEDVDFSEAKRNLSVEKAIKGKSSSNSTVAEQNSSQNENTNMLMVKKTVDQLNTNEKKSANVDTSFRQSRVNSADSCKKFYEEGTPFCFSRNSSLSSLSDLDECTDTCENEQPQQNYPTSGKDTPHMFAMEGTPVCFSRNSSLSSLSMDEETEAEQALLDACINSAIPPPKITKKPVSKAPKPRISTLSQNQKSNSVSGISATQQLMEKKSESSTTQAKGPRIVKPSETQKQPETKSVVGGKKTYKSPITGKSRSITLPRSTTPPKPVTPTKGAQKNTAQKSPANRTASSPKLPTSKSHMTKSASGGFEAKSNTNKVSKPGLNKTNSAKTLIVTKSPRTAPVSRTSSAPPSRTASAPGSRSQSPSTNKQAANKRSISQSPARDLGRNTSPKTRNDSSGRRASIESNSSTSSNTSGFKSRTTGTPPKDNKTNAPKKAPGKPLSKPSPAKTTTGSPKLGRAGTAGAGVKKKTATVSKTSKSPPKETTLDVPRPTLVKQSTFTKDSASIPESTPVNTTIVTTTALGKPRQESKLVKGRPQTLNTAKKTTILKNKPPNPNLTEKSKKSLSNTPPLLKRSATNESNDVKCDIKRQSVFERELEELLGAAGTQLCSEVGSRLTFVVRKGPPHANAKDISESESEEKQSNSAHQKSPRQFEFHETRNCLKSDKLSGQEKSDETTSQGKSDESSSQGKNDNNITIEIHQKSVDSDTYVTSDSASICSRASEITLTRRPLPERSLSTPEPGSYGPWMKRNDSDLTSPTSSKASSFTSRQNSSYSLHAISECGDALNWKHRLNSQSTLGNRMETWSRQSTPQAGRKNMIVNKKSQSVNSLSGVELEKKEKKRFSFLKFKFRSKKSLEDEDEKEKSSKEQKSKDPKKKKDDKSKDKSKYTEKSKSTENFERSSERSSKRSSFRDKFSPRLKKKGKKEKDNDKDKILKDKEVEMDVKEDQQKVNDQSENDVFRYPDNTLDRRLGLDRWNSDNNIDNEVMPYYTDEWDSDNDINNETMPDLPESCSDMDHSPDDPPYQITITCNGYGAKSTKDKKTKVAETIGEKQRTRNSSFVDEEDTTLNSSKNSRRRTLSADGPSQSGSQNGSPRPQKLQLPHKPFGMNRSEDSPATVTSALVSPYNYSPYKRSSGQRADMTRLIQDIKQLHLTKDDLMKLGGEEGDNELVSPSSSSTITTV, from the exons ATGAAATCATGCTTCCTCACTCAATTACAAGGTTTAACTCAGAAACTTGAGGCGCTTCCAAAGGAGAGT TTTTCAATGCAGAATAACATGGCCAGAAGACAGCTTGAATATGACGTAGGCCGCGTTAAAGATACCATGCAACATAGGCTAGGAACGTATAAGGAGATAGCCGCGAGATATGAGGCAAGAATAAAAAGACTACGCAAGATCGACAAAGAGATCGTTCAGCTTCAAACTCGGCAGGACCAACTTGAGAGAATCTTGCAG GATGATCTTCAAGAGTCGAAACGTGACTCCGGAAGCTGTGATCATTACGATACAAATGCAAATACAGAGAGTCAGCAAAATGAGGGCACAAGTGCAAATGACGGCAATAACAATGATGATTCAAATACCGGTGGGGATAATAACGGATTCAATACCTCTCGTTATCCGTGCGACAGTGGCATTTTACCCGATGTCGACAACACAGAAGACACATCAACAAAATCGCGTATGGTCACTACCTCAACACAAACAATGGATGATTTTATGGATCCATATATGCACCTGACGGGAGATAATGCGTACCCACGTCAGGGCCAACATAACATGGGAGTGCCATTAAATCCAGAGATGTATCATGGGACTTGGTCCTTTTTACCCGCTGCGAATAGCCAACAATCGCGACATTCAGCAAAATTGAATGCAGATATGGATACGTCAAGTGTCATGAGTTTTAACAGCTCTGCCGGCTCAGGTTCAACGCCTAACCATATGATGGGCAGTAAG gtAGAGATGGTTTACTCTTTGCTTTCAATGCTTGGAACGCATGATAAAGATGATGTTTCACGTACATTGCTTGCAATGTCAAGTTCTCAAGACAGCTGCATAGCGTTAAGACAGTCAG GATGTTTGCCTTTGTTAATCAACCTTTTACATGGTCCAGAAGATTCACTTATGGGGGATCCGCGAGCGAGCAAAGAGGCACGTTCTCGTGCTGGTGCTGCTTTACATAATGTAGTGCATTCGCATCCTGatgagaaaaagaaaaaagaggaGGCAAAGGTGCTAAGGCTGTTGGAGCAGATTAGATCATATTGTGATTTTCTGAGAGATTCAAATGAAAGACCAAGTAGCAGTACTGACG ACCCAACATCACCAGTATTTGATCACAATCCAGCGCCTGCTGTTGCCACACTCATGAAGTTGTCATTTGATGAGGAACACCGTAGTGCAATATGTCAATTAG GAGGATTATTATCAATAGCAGAGCTTTTACAATTAGATTATGACCTAAATTCCCAATCACCTGATCAGTATTGTTTACTCTTGCGACGCTATGCGGGTATGACCCTAACGAATCTCACGTTTGGAGATGGTGCGAATAAAGCTACATTATGTTCGATGAAAGGTTGTATGAGAGCGCTTGTTGCGCAATTAACTGCAGACAATGAAGATCTCACACAAGTTGCAGCCAGTGTACTGCGAAACCTTTCTTGGCGGGCAGATATTGCTAGTAAACGTGTTCTGCGCGAAGTTGGTTCTGTTGTGGCTTTAATGAATGCTGCTCTGGTTGTAAAGAAAGAGCCAACTCTGAAAAGTGTACTAAGCGCTTTGTGGAACCTATCTGCACATTGTACAGAAAACAAAGCAGATATTTGTGCAGTAGAGGGTGCACTTAAATTTCTTGTCAGTACACTGACTTATAAAAGCCCATCACGCACATGGGCAGTTGTCGAAAATGGTGGAGGTATTCTCCGAAATGTATCAAGTCACATTGCAACTAGCGACGTATATCGTAACATTTTGCGCGTACATAACTGTTTACAAATCTTACTGAAACAACTGAAGTCTTCAAGTTTAACTATTGTCAGCAATGCTTGTGGAACATTGTGGAATTTGTCAGCTCGTTGCAAAGACGATCAGGACTTACTTTGGAAGTTAGGAGCtgtaaacatgttaaaaaatcTTGTACATTCCAAGCATAAAATGATTGCAATGGGAAGCTCTGCCGCGCTCAAGAATCTAATGGCTGCTAAACCAGACATGTCAAGTCACGATGGCTCTAAAGACTCTACACCAACTCTACACATCAGGAAACAAAAAGCTTTAGTGGAAGAGATTGACAAGAACCTGAGAGATGCTTTCAGTAGTATGAATAAACCATATGATAAATCTGACAATGGTAGAAAGAGTAGCAGAGGAAGGCTTGTCTACCCTAGGAATCAATCTCATAGTGTACATCATACAGATAGCGGCACAAAAGGACCAGTCTGGTTTCCAAGAGATCCAAATAAATTGGAAACAAAGAGAAATCACTCACCATTGGAATCAGGATCATCAGATAGTGATAATCACCATGTTCAACAATCGCCTGGTTCTTCAAAGCATGACAGAAGTGAATACGAGACAGATGATAGTGGGAAGGATTCTTCTAAAGGCAGAAGAGACCGTAAACAGGAAGGATCTAAATTAGAAAGA atGATGTTAGAGGTCGCAATGAATGCAGGAatcaaaattgaaaatgaaGAAACGAATAACACTCGTCAAATAGAGAAAGATCAAGCATCTATGAGACCAAGTTCAGTGACAAAAATCCAGCAACAAAATGGATCAAACCTCACCAGTAGATCAAACTCTTTTTGTTTTGGCTTTGATGCcaatggtcaaaatttccatGCAAGGAGACTTTCAAATGACAGTATTAATAGCATTGCTAGTGATGTTTATCCAATGGGTACACATGGAAGTCCTTATGGAAGGCATCATATTGACCATCAAATGGCCTATAATACTGGCTACCAGAATGAAGCTCATTCTATGTTGGCAGAGAATCATGCTGCAATGATAAGAAAGGTCACAGATGATTGTCTTGAGCAAGATAGAGACACAATTATTAACTTCAGCCAGAAGTATTCTGATGAAAGCCTTGGTGGAAGGACCGCCAAAGATTCCAAAGATAAGGAGACAGCAAGGAATCAAATTCCAAATATTCCTCCAGATTTGGCACGAAAATATCAGTTACCATTTCACCAACCGAAAGAGGATGAGAGACGTATGTTCAATATGGGACACAACTCAGGAAACCCATCCAGAGCTACTGGCAATCAGATTTACTCTCAAAGGTTTAATTATCCAACAGGTTACAACTTAAATCAGTCAAGCAATGGTCAATCTGAAGATAAACCATCAAGCAATGTGGAACTAATTAGAGCACGACCAAATCCAAAGATGACCACTTTTCTTGGATCAAAACTTCCATCACAGATGAGAGAACCAGCTATTTCAGGTGCTAGGCAAGTTCATTACGATGATGATGAACATGAAGAATTCTCTGCTACTGATCAACCTACAGATTACTCAAGAAGATACGCAACAGATATGGATGAATCAACTTCTCCAGGAGTGAATTTTATCCAAATGCCATTTACATCTGGTACAAACTCAAGCATATATATGGTAGCCGAGGATACTCCAGATGTATTGAATGTCGGTAACCAGAATAATGATAAATGTAGTGATGATGACAAACGAAACACTCAATCTAACGGTAAAGAGATCTTTAAAGATGACAAAAAGAAATTCTGTGTTGAAGACACTCCGACTGTCTACTCAATGCGTTCTTCATTAAGTTCTTTGAATTTTGATGAGCCTGATCATGTCCAACAACGTGAATCATATACACCACCTTTAGAGCATGAACAACATAATGATTTACAGCAAGATGAAGACAATGAATCAAGAATGTTAAACAACCATACTAAATATGAAAAAGATGAAAGAGAAGTGCATTTTGTTGAAGAGACACCTTTAGTATTTAGTAGAGCTAGCTCTACTAGTTCATTGAGTAGCTTTGATATGCCTTCCATATGCGAAGACCGATCATCAATCTTCAGTGACAGCAGACGAGCAAGTGAAGTTGTAAGTCCAAGTGATCTTCCAGATAGTCCCAGTCAGAGTATGCCTTCCAGTCCTAAGAGGAACAAGTCTGCATTTCTAAAGAAAAAAGCTGATATCTGTGAACAGAAAGTTATAAATACTGTTTCCAAAGCACCGCCTCCACCTGAACTATCATACAAACCAACTACCTTTGCTACTGAAGGTACCCCAATGGACTTCTCATGTTCAACAAGTTTGAGTGGTTTGAGTATTGAAGGAGAGGAGAAGATCAAGAAAGACATCGATTTGCCTCGTGTATGGTCAGAAGAACCAAATGATCATGAGACTGAATCACAGATAACCACAGATGATACACAAATCACAGAGGACGAAGTCGCTGAAATGTCTGAAAGGGAACAAAATCTTCTAGATGCTTGCATTAAATCTGCCATTCCAGCCAAAAAGTCAACCACTCGTCAAACTAAAGGAAAATCAAAAACAGCAAACAAAGGAAAAGACTCATTGGCAAAGAATAATTTTTCACTCGTACAAGAAGAATTACCTGCTAAAGATGTTAAACAAAGTTACTGCACAGAAGACACACCACTTATGTTGTCAACACGAACTTCTTTAAGTGACCTAACAATTGATGACTTTGAGATCAGCACAACAACTGGAGGCCAATTAGTTATGAAGGATGTGAAGAAAGATGATAAACTTgatcatcaaactgaagaaaaCTTTAAGAATGGAGAAAGTCAGTTGAATGCAGGAAAGGAAGAAGGCGCTTCAGAACCAAATTCTTTCTTAAATGATACAGATGATTCAATTCTTGAAGCATGCATCAACTCAGCAATACCACCACCAAAACCATCTAAATTTAGACACAGTGGCTCAAAAGGCAAGTCTTCACGGCTTGGAGCGAAATCACGCAACATGGGAAGGCCAAGTGGTATTCCGCGCAGAAGGAATACTCCTCCTGACAACAGACACAGAAATCATTCTCCTATTCCTGAAGTGGAATCTGAGAATAAAACTACTGGAAACGAAAGAGTACAGGCATGGTGTAAGTTTCAACCGGATGAATTGTTACATTTCAGAACAGAGAAAACACCTAGTACATATTCTGCAGGATCCGGTCTTAGCAAACTAACAATTGACTCTGCTTTACAAGAAGATGTTATAAATGGTAATGTTGAGCTGAACACAATACCACAGGTTCCACTTAAATCTGCAACAAGTAAAACATTCCTCTCTACAGCAATTGCACAAAGAAAACCTGTGTATGGTGCTAGTCCTGGGGCATCTCCATTAGATTCACCAAGAGTGTTTGGTATTGAGGGTACGCCAATATCCTTCTCAAGAAATGATTCTCTTAGCTCTCTCAGTTGTGAAGAAGATGTTGATTTCTCTGAAGCTAAAAGGAATCTCTCTGTTGAGAAAGCAATAAAAGGAAAGTCTTCCAGTAATTCAACTGTAGCTGAGCAAAACTCATCtcaaaatgaaaacacaaatatGTTAATGGTGAAGAAAACAGTTGACCAACTAAACACAAATGAAAAGAAATCAGCTAATGTTGATACTTCTTTCAGACAATCACGAGTCAATTCAGCCGATTCCTGCAAGAAATTCTATGAAGAGGGCAccccattttgtttttcacgtAATTCAAGTTTAAGCTCATTAAGTGATCTTGATGAGTGTACGGATACATGCGAGAATGAACAACCACAACAAAACTATCCAACCTCTGGTAAAGATACTCCACACATGTTTGCTATGGAAGGCACACCAGTATGCTTCTCACGTAACAGCTCACTTAGTTCACTAAGTATGGATGAAGAAACAGAAGCTGAACAAGCTCTTTTGGATGCTTGTATAAATTCTGCTATTCCACCACCAAAGATAACCAAGAAACCTGTGTCCAAGGCGCCCAAACCCAGAATCAGTACTTTGTCTCAAAACCAAAAAAGTAATTCTGTGTCAGGCATAAGCGCTACTCAACAACTAATGGAAAAGAAATCTGAATCATCTACTACTCAAGCCAAAGGACCACGAATAGTTAAACCATCAGAAACACAAAAGCAGCCTGAAACTAAGTCTGTTGTTGGAGGTAAGAAAACGTACAAAAGTCCAATCACTGGAAAATCGCGTTCAATTACCCTACCACGTTCAACCACACCACCTAAACCAGTGACACCAACTAAAGGTGCACAGAAAAACACTGCACAAAAGTCACCAGCAAATCGTACAGCTTCCTCGCCTAAACTACCAACTTCTAAGTCACACATGACAAAGTCAGCTAGTGGAGGATTTGAAGCAAAATCTAATACAAACAAAGTCAGTAAACCTGGACTCAATAAGACAAACAGTGCAAAAACATTAATAGTAACAAAGAGCCCTAGAACAGCTCCTGTATCAAGAACAAGTTCAGCACCACCATCTAGAACAGCTTCAGCTCCAGGCTCAAGATCACAATCCCCATCTACAAACAAACAAGCAGCCAACAAACGATCTATCTCACAAAGTCCTGCTAGAGATCTAGGGCGCAACACTTCTCCCAAGACCAGAAATGACTCTTCGGGTAGAAGAGCCAGTATTGAAAGTAACTCTTCAACAAGTTCAAATACAAGTGGCTTTAAGTCAAGGACTACTGGAACACCTCCAAAGGACAACAAAACCAATGCGCCTAAAAAGGCACCAGGAAAGCCACTATCAAAACCTTCACCAGCGAAAACTACAACAGGCTCTCCAAAGCTAGGAAGAGCTGGAACAGCTGGAGCAGGTGTAAAAAAGAAAACAGCAACCGtttcaaaaacatcaaagtctcCACCTAAAGAAACTACACTTGATGTTCCAAGACCTACTCTAGTAAAACAATCTACATTCACCAAAGATTCTGCATCCATTCCAGAGAGTACTCCTGTTAACACAACTATTGTTACTACAACTGCTTTAGGGAAACCTAGACAGGAAAGCAAACTAGTGAAAGGAAGACCTCAAACACTTAACACTGCTAAAAAAACaaccattttaaaaaataaaccaccTAATCCAAATCTTACAGAAAAATCAAAGAAAAGCCTATCCAATACTCCACCTCTTTTAAAAAGGTCAGCCACAAATGAAAGCAATGATGTTAAATGTGACATCAAACGACAAAGTGTCTTTGAAAGAGAGTTGGAAGAACTGTTGGGAGCTGCTGGTACTCAGTTATGTTCAGAAGTAGGTTCACGACTGACATTTGTTGTAAGAAAGGGTCCACCTCATGCAAATGCAAAGGACATTAGTGAAAGTGAATCGGAAGAGAAACAAAGTAATTCAGCACATCAAAAATCTCCTCGACAATTTGAGTTTCATGAAacaagaaactgtttaaaaagtGACAAATTATCAGGTCAGGAAAAAAGTGATGAAACAACCAGTCAAGGAAAAAGTGATGAATCATCCAGTCAaggaaaaaatgacaataacaTCACCATTGAGATTCATCAGAAAAGTGTTGATTCCGATACTTATGTTACTAGTGATTCTGCTAGTATATGTTCTCGTGCTAGTGAGATAACCCTAACTCGTAGACCACTTCCCGAACGAAGTTTATCTACTCCTGAACCTGGATCTTACGGACCTTGGATGAAGAGGAATGACAGTGATCTGACTTCACCGACATCTTCTAAAGCTTCTTCTTTCACATCTCGCCAGAACAGTTCATACAGTCTGCATGCTATTAGTGAATGTGGTGATGCTCTTAACTGGAAACACCGTTTGAACTCGCAGTCCACTCTTGGAAACAGAATGGAAACTTGGAGTCGTCAGAGCACACCACAAGCTGGACGAAAAAACATGATCGTCAATAAGAAATCGCAGAGTGTAAACAGTCTTAGCGGGGTGGAGTTGgagaagaaagaaaagaaacgattttcttttttaaagtttaaatttagAAGTAAAAAGAGTTTGGAGGATGAAGATGAGAAAGAGAAATCTTCCAAAGAGCAAAAATCAAAAGAtcctaaaaagaaaaaagacgACAAATCGAAAgacaaatcaaaatatacagAAAAATCAAAATCCACAGAAAACTTTGAAAGATCTTCTGAAAGAAGCAGTAAAAGGAGCTCTTTCCGAGATAAATTTTCTCCTCGACTCaagaaaaaaggtaaaaaagaGAAGGATAATGACAAAGATAAAATTTTGAAGGATAAGGAAGTAGAAATGGATGTGAAAGAAGACCAGCAGAAGGTAAATGACCAATCAGAGAATGATGTCTTCCGATATCCGGATAATACTCTTGATAGAAGGCTTGGACTTGACAGGTGGAATAGTGATAACAACATTGACAATGAGGTCATGCCATACTATACAGATGAATGGGACAGTGACAATGACATCAACAATGAGACAATGCCAGACTTGCCAGAAAGCTGTTCAGATATGGATCATAGCCCAGATGATCCACCATACCAAATAACCATCACTTGTAACGGTTATGGAGCAAAATCTACAAAGGATAAAAAGACTAAGGTGGCTGAGACAATTGGTGAGAAACAAAGAACAAGAAACTCATCATTCGTTGATGAGGAAGACACGACATTAAATTCTTCAAAAAACTCGAGGCGGAGGACCCTCAGTGCTGATGGACCGAGCCAATCAGGGTCGCAAAATGGGTCACCTCGGCCTCAGAAACTTCAGCTGCCGCATAAGCCATTTGGAATGAACAGAAGTGAAGACTCACCAGCAACTGTCACGTCTGCGTTGGTATCTCCTTATAATTACAGTCCTTACAAGAGGTCGTCAGGCCAGAGGGCGGACATGACGCGCTTGATTCAAGACATCAAACAATTACATCTGACAAAAGATGACTTGATGAAGCTGGGTGGTGAAGAAGGAGACAATGAGCTTGTCAGTCCATCAAGTTCTTCAACAATCACAACAGTATAA